The genomic segment ATCGATGCACCCAAGACTCAAGCGCGCGCCAAAAGCTATCTTAAGAGTAAAAACTTCAAGTTCATCACTCTCTTTGATCCGGATAAGAAACTTGCCAAACAGTTGAATGTGGTGAATCCCCCACATAGCTTTATTCTGAATAATGCTGGTGAGATAGTGTATTCTCACATTGGCTTTGAAGTCGGCACAGAAAAGGTCTATGAAGCTCATGTGAGAGAATTGCTGGGTCTCAAAGATGAACCTGTCCATAAACCCGGTGAGGATGGTGAGCACTGCGGCAACTGTGGGCATCATGAAGAGAAGGAAGAATAATGAAGTGGAAGCTTGTTATCATTTTGGTCTTCATGGCGCTTTCGCTAATGGGGCAAAACACTTTGCAGATCAATGGCTTGAATGAAGCAGAATTTGTGTATCGCACGGCGGCGGATTCTTTGAATGCATATTTCTCCAATGAATTTGGTTTCAATCTGGCATATCAGGATTTTAGTTTTGGGATGAAGTTCATCAGCGATCTACCCAAATATTCCAATGAACAAACCGAAC from the Candidatus Cloacimonadota bacterium genome contains:
- a CDS encoding TlpA family protein disulfide reductase, producing MRKIFTLMALIIMILPAFADTMPDFKLPDLSGNEVTLASLLGNGPVIIDFWADYCKPCKEAMPALNTLMEKYEELTVVMISIDAPKTQARAKSYLKSKNFKFITLFDPDKKLAKQLNVVNPPHSFILNNAGEIVYSHIGFEVGTEKVYEAHVRELLGLKDEPVHKPGEDGEHCGNCGHHEEKEE